From Anopheles darlingi chromosome 2, idAnoDarlMG_H_01, whole genome shotgun sequence, the proteins below share one genomic window:
- the LOC125951527 gene encoding protein outspread isoform X6, with product MGTRNIECRKFSPNIFNKSKCTHCFRQREEHSAAALECNRATRKVSKRGYLFVAPDWDFSNPLYRTKRWQRRWFVLYDDGELTYSVDEHPETIPQAIIDMTKVLEVSTADAITSHPHSIAITAPERVTFVKGTCPEETKWWYNVLVAFPKSKGRHKRNATFPGGQATAILQAQTVYNESQSISTKNTPPTRDKLAQLDSGKAATRLRTRHRSSLDVSDTGEQDDIDSGIDSHIESGAAAKCLLLDVGGGGGGGAGGASELVVRTRDEPKLKDIANTITNVNRWSSPCISDSLSLITQGTQSPQDENTIPTTPLQMRPQSLSIPSSAPAIVSAIVKKIPTSSSGGGGGGGGGKTGQGPPTPITSSNNNNNNAGLNSSLKLKPSQTHERGDPDGDCGMDEAPASYLGKSSEHRVPGSEATDLLHAKKGWLQKQDVRTGDWSKHWFTLRGAALFYYRDPVAEEKGVLDGVLDVNSITSITELPVNKGYGFQLMTWDNHRIVLSTGTINIRNNWINVLKNAAGLPPTTKATLNNNSLGLSNQNDDNFKTLADSSPPGGTPVVVTSATSPLEIELIAASEAIEQKQSQQQQQKKKSKLLHLEKNNNHGGGGNGLLHHMEGVVPLVGEDVVDTMVAPRKDVIVHLSSARGGPPKLLTTEQTAQSAQAPSSPHSATVKDSNSSSNSCSGNNGNNTSNSQPQPKSVVQSPVTPLTPKSLLFSSDSEEYRTASEGGRRDSVGGDWGSPVSPLPPAIPQCAVARTKDRVRTSSSNGTTAPNRNLHKRSRSSPPTSRRSTLESGQPLDSVSINTVQEEETGLEKELQLRLQAAEKELSMLREETHEREARMSELLTTLERTEQELTRKRELEENREKLMVQLQESRAAGQDIIEQVTHELNKSRETTKDLEDRLARGIEENESLYRKLQECGITSPASSICSLVTASATALRTPGGTKIKRMDSFSDLTFLSEIDPATLDKDMLADEYRELRARFERAVSELKAMKRELKDAHGLYDDLEIGYVTLQKELDRQVEEHSAQSRMMADRIQDMTNKYTAAEKQVRQLKQKMVRSEKRRSLSLKGKESLSIQKELEEKVSELESKIDALEAAGVPIAAKSIGVELATPEVLSPVSQPTTSCSKPTRSSSSSSLTRLRRKSLDSASLSSQPMQVLLRLNNLEKRVDGVQPIDGSAKRDASDIETASIASTSSTTTAAPCSTPIQKVPEHLMDRLKSLEGVVVSVRELVDQSVQQFHNLRSTRSRRSVSPIADKKDSFRFIERCLTEVAKLLRESCDNCIVQEGFLTTGGPTTNAANSVLVLPDSNPIKLALSQLETQLKGKLSDLLKQRRMLRETNGLTQRKDMELLAERIAFESVCFGRLRHALERAENLQEFEERQTKVEVCETIQLMSLLKAKLAGKCAVRPSNSVDVLASVLARKLMLSAGRTSTIRTLSFPPIGAALLDDLLRQQNEVHLIAKRYKTTAMENLAYGLAAETLSYISSSHETVQGAVQEAWRQAQEAVNAELVQSEIAHIMMRNAQRYENSLAPAFGYALSTQERITFETFADAVHEALRREMDAAVAQLTECYEETLAKMKRGQWRLHLEQERKPSEGRQLLGEFADIIAHKALIDARVQVLKGDYVPSRQKQQKCGGPQEERVFSVAALKQYENLYTDLTTDLEVTNADDILAEADFNFMYKYFTSEHSLSKAEVKEVSAILNDLERSVVALQSSLRPENNKGTNAATDVATVLDVDSLRSIHARCVEIQQRIDSLISAAKQLQARSEQCAMLQERLQQATQEHERELTAVRQEYEQQLDQLQRRIDEQQNRIRTIDSERAELLERLNNERNLLKQKEKELHEVSVRLTRVEAASNEKDKEIEDLLESYDAERKRARTLKDRCEELTDSCRKTAEEYAELEKERDYLFEEVRKEQEHVRKLEKHLELLETEHAQQIDNLHAAYREQQMANELDSQKDKDDEDSLRSRYQAEIQQLRALCEKGLAAMEASHKRIIHELEEKHQQEIAKLILEKEQALAEETQATLAALDAMKKAHQNEVQREVTRFKQEFLKQFQKGGQPPQTFREKEQELEEVRLEILSLSEKYSMKCVETASLEEKLRIATQQLKCSQQHIQQLDVRNKQLRAHFISNPPEEASSAAAPPQTSSSSSSSVVTPKDTNLFSGSVEPN from the exons CAGTGTACAACGAATCGCAATCGATTTCGACCAAAAACACTCCGCCGACGAGAGACAAGCTGGCGCAGCTCGATAGTGGCAAGGCCGCGACGCGACTCCGGACCCGCCATCGATCATCGCTGGACGTCAGTGACACAG GTGAGCAGGACGATATTGATTCTGGCATTGATTCCCATATCGAATCGGGAGCAG CGGCCaagtgtttgctgctggacgtcggtggcggtggcggtggtggtgctggtggtgcgtcgGAACTCGTGGTACGCACGAGGGACGAACCAAAGCTGAAGGATATCGCGAACACGATTACGAACGTGAACCGCTGGAGCAGCCCCTGCATCTCCGACAGCCTGTCACTCATCACGCAGGGAACGCAGAGTCCGCAGGACGAAAACACGATCCCCACCACGCCGCTCCAGATGCGCCCGCAATCGCTCAGCATACCATCGAGTGCGCCCGCGATCGTCTCGGCCATTGTGAAGAAGATTCCAACATccagcagtggcggcggtggtggcggtggtggtggcaaaacTGGTCAAGGACCTCCGACGCCCATTACctcgagcaacaacaacaacaacaacgcgggtCTGAACTCTAGTCTGAAGCTGAAGCCTAGTCAAACGCACGAACGGGGCGATCCGGACGGCGACTGTGGTATGGATGAAGCGCCCGCCAGCTATCTGGGCAAGAGTTCGGAGCACCGTGTCCCCGGTTCGGAGGCAACGGATCTGCTGCACGCGAAAAAAGGCTGGCTGCAAAAGCAGGATGTCCGGACCGGTGACTGGAGCAAACACTGGTTCACGCTGCGCGGTGCCGCCCTCTTCTACTACCGCGATCCGGTAGCCGAAGAGAAGGGCGTCCTCGATGGTGTGCTGGACGtgaacagcatcaccagcatcaccgaGCTACCGGTCAACAAGGGTTACGGCTTTCAGCTGATG ACCTGGGATAACCACAGGATCGTACTGTCGACCGGCACGATCAACATTCGCAACAACTGGATCAATGTGCTGAAGAATGCGGCCGGTTTaccgccgacgacgaaggcaacgctcaacaacaacagcctcgGTTTGAGCAACCAGAACGATGACAACTTCAAAACGTTAGCGGATAGCAGCCCCCCGGGCGGTACACCGGTCGTCGTAACGTCGGCGACCTCACCGCTCGAGATCGAGCTGATCGCGGCCAGTGAGGCGATCGAGCAGaagcaatcgcagcagcagcagcaaaagaagaagagtaaGCTGCTACACCTCGAGAAGAACAACAAtcacggcggcggtggcaatgGTTTGCTGCATCACATGGAAGGAGTGGTACCGCTCGTTGGTGAGGATGTGGTCGATACGATGGTCGCACCACGGAAGGACGTGATCGTGCATCTGTCCTCGGCCCGTGGTGGACCACCGAAGCTGCTGACCACCGAGCAGACGGCGCAATCGGCgcaagcaccatcatcaccgcacaGTGCCACAGTAAAGGAcagtaacagtagtagtaatagttgTAGTGGTAATAACGGTAACAACACTAGTAATAGTCAGCCTCAACCAAAGTCGGTCGTGCAGTCGCCGGTCACACCGCTCACGCCCAAGTCGCTGCTGTTCTCCTCCGACTCGGAAGAGTACCGGACGGCATCGGAAGGTGGTCGACGGGATAGCGTCGGTGGGGACTGGGGTTCACCGGTGTCCCCTTTGCCACCGGCGATACCGCAATGCGCGGTCGCGCGTACCAAAGATAGAGTAAGAACGTCCTCGTCGAACGGCACCACGGCACCGAACCGGAATCTGCACAAGCGTAGCCGCTCCTCACCACCGACCTCCCGCCGTAGTACGCTCGAGAGTGGCCAACCGCTCGACTCGGTCTCGATCAACACGGTACAGGAGGAAGAGACGGGTCTGGAGAAGGAACTGCAGCTTCGACTGCAGGCGGCCGAGAAGGAGCTTTCGATGTTGCGCGAAGAGACGCACGAGCGTGAAGCGCGCATGTCGGAGCTACTGACGACACTCGAGCGGACGGAACAGGAGTTGACACGCAAGCGCGAACTCGAGGAAAACCGGGAGAAGCTTATGGTGCAGCTACAGGAGAGCCGTGCGGCCGGCCAGGACATTATCGAGCAGGTAACGCACGAGCTGAACAAGAGCCGCGAAACGACAAAGGATCTCGAGGATCGCCTGGCCCGCGGTATCGAGGAGAACGAATCGCTCTACCGGAAGCTACAGGAGTGCGGGATCACCAGTCCGGCCTCGAGCATCTGCAGTCTGGTGACGGCGAGCGCGACGGCACTGCGCACGCCCGGCGGTACCAAGATCAAGCGGATGGATTCGTTCAGCGATCTGACGTTCCTGTCCGAGATCGATCCGGCCACGCTCGACAAGGACATGCTGGCCGATGAGTACCGGGAGCTGCGGGCACGCTTCGAACGCGCGGTCAGCGAGTTGAAGGCGATGAAACGCGAGCTGAAGGATGCCCACGGGCTGTACGATGATCTGGAGATCGGATACGTGACGCTGCAGAAGGAGCTCGATCGGCAGGTCGAGGAGCACAGTGCACAGTCGCGCATGATGGCCGATCGGATACAGGACATGACGAACAAGTATACGGCGGCGGAGAAGCAGGTACGCCAGCTGAAGCAGAAGATGGTGCGCTCGGAGAAACGCCGATCGCTGTCACTGAAAGGCAAGGAGTCACTCTCGATCCagaaggagctggaggagaaggtgagCGAGCTGGAGAGCAAGATCGACGCGCTAGAGGCGGCCGGCGTACCGATCGCAGCGAAGTCGATCGGTGTAGAGCTGGCCACACCGGAAGTTTTATCGCCTGTCAGTCAACCTACTACCAGCTGTAGCAAGCCAACAcgatcatcttcctcctcttccttaaCTCGACTGCGCCGTAAGAGCCTGGACAGTGCCTCGCTATCGTCGCAACCGATGCAGGTACTGCTTCGTCTTAACAATCTGGAGAAACGTGTCGATGGCGTTCAACCGATCGATGGGTCGGCGAAACGTGATGCCAGTGACATTGAAACGGCCAGTATAGCCAGCACCAGTTCGACTACAACCGCCGCTCCATGTTCTACCCCGATCCAAAAGGTACCGGAACATCTAATGGATCGACTAAAGAGCCTCGAAGGAGTGGTCGTCTCTGTCCGCGAACTGGTCGATCAGAGTGTCCAACAGTTCCACAACCTCCGCTCGACGCGCTCCCGCCGCTCCGTCTCACCGATCGCCGACAAAAAGGACTCGTTCCGGTTCATCGAACGGTGCCTAACGGAGGTGGCGAAACTTTTGCGAGAAAGCTGCGACAACTGCATCGTACAGGAAGGATTCTTGACGACCGGtggaccaacgaccaacgcgGCCAACAGTGTGCTCGTACTGCCCGATTCGAATCCGATTAAGCTGGCCCTGAGTCAGCTGGAGACGCAGCTTAAGGGCAAACTGTCGGATCTGCTCAAGCAACGGCGAATGTTGCGCGAAACGAATGGACTGACGCAGCGCAAGGACATGGAGCTGCTAGCCGAACGGATCGCTTTCGAGAGCGTGTGCTTCGGGCGGTTACGCCATGCCCTGGAACGGGCCGAGAACTTGCAGGAGTTCGAGGAACGACAAACCAAGGTCGAGGTCTGCGAAACGATACAGCTGATGTCACTGCTGAAGGCGAAACTGGCGGGCAAGTGTGCCGTGCGGCCGAGCAACAGTGTGGACGTGCTGGCAAGTGTACTAGCCCGGAAGTTGATGCTTTCGGCCGGTCGCACTAGCACGATCCGTACACTTTCCTTCCCACCGATCGGTGCGGCGCTGCTCGATGATCTACTACGTCAGCAGAACGAGGTCCACCTGATCGCGAAGCGTTAcaagacgacggcgatggaGAACCTAGCGTATGGGCTAGCCGCGGAAACGCTGAGCTACATCTCGTCCTCACACGAAACGGTTCAAGGAGCGGTCCAGGAAGCCTGGCGCCAGGCACAGGAAGCCGTCAATGCTGAGCTGGTGCAATCGGAGATCGCCCACATCATGATGCGGAATGCCCAGCGGTACGAGAACTCGTTGGCACCTGCCTTCGGCTATGCACTGTCCACGCAGGAGCGTATCACCTTCGAGACGTTCGCCGATGCCGTCCATGAAGCGCTGCGCCGTGAAATGGATGCCGCCGTCGCACAACTGACCGAATGTTACGAGGAAACGCTAGCAAAGATGAAGCGTGGCCAGTGGAGGCTACATCTCGAGCAGGAACGCAAACCAAGCGAAGGCCGGCAACTGTTGGGTGAGTTCGCGGACATTATCGCGCACAAGGCACTGATCGATGCCCGAGTACAGGTGCTCAAGGGTGACTACGTACCGAGCCGCCAGAAACAACAGAAGTGCGGTGGCCCACAGGAGGAACGCGTGTTCAGTGTGGCCGCGCTGAAGCAGTACGAGAATCTGTACACCGACCTGACGACCGACCTTGAGGTGACGAATGCGGACGACATTCTGGCCGAAGCAGATTTCAACTTCATGTACAAGTACTTTACCAGTGAACATTCGCTAAGCAAGGCGGAAGTGAAGGAGGTATCGGCGATACTGAACGATCTGGAGCGTTCCGTAGTGGCTCTGCAGAGCAGTCTGCGACCGGAGAACAACAAGGGAACgaacgccgccaccgacgttGCGACCGTGCTCGATGTGGACAGTCTGCGAAGCATTCATGCTCGGTGCGTCGAGATACAGCAACGGATCGATTCGCTCATCAGTGCAGCCAAGCAGCTGCAGGCACGCAGCGAACAGTGTGCCATGCTGCAGGAACGATTGCAGCAGGCCACGCAAGAGCACGAGCGTGAGTTGACGGCGGTAAGGCAGGAGtacgagcagcagcttgatcAACTGCAGCGAAGGATCGACGAACAGCAGAACCGTATCCGGACGATCGACAGTGAGCGAGCGGAGCTGCTGGAGCGGCTAAACAATGAGCGCAATCTGttgaagcagaaggagaaggaactgCACGAGGTGTCGGTACGATTGACGCGCGTTGAGGCGGCCAGCAACGAGAAGGACAAGGAGATTGAGGATCTACTCGAAAGTTACGATGCGGAGCGCAAGCGGGCTCGGACGCTCAAGGATCGGTGCGAGGAGCTGACGGACAGTTGTCGCAAAACGGCAGAGGAGTACGCGGAACTGGAGAAGGAACGGGACTACCTGTTTGAAGAGGTGCGCAAAGAGCAGGAGCACGTACGGAAGCTGGAGAAGCACCTGGAGCTGCTTGAAACGGAACACGCGCAGCAGATTGACAATCTGCATGCCGCCTACCGGGAACAGCAGATGGCTAACGAGCTGGACTCGCAGAAGGACAAGGATGACGAGGATAGCTTGCGATCGCGCTACCAGGCCGAGATACAGCAACTTCGG GCACTCTGTGAGAAGGGATTGGCCGCAATGGAAGCCTCACACAAGCGTATCATCCACGAGCTCGAGGAGAAGCATCAGCAGGAGATTGCGAAACTCATTCTGGAGAAGGAACAAGCGCTGGCCGAAGAAACACAG GCCACATTGGCAGCACTCGACGCCATGAAGAAAGCTCACCAGAATGAGGTACAGCGAGAGGTGACGCGCTTCAAGCAGGAGTTCCTGAAACAGTTCCAAAAGGGTGGCCAACCACCGCAAACGTTCCGCGAAAAGGA acaaGAGCTAGAGGAGGTACGGCTAGAGATACTGTCCCTGTCGGAGAAGTACTCGATGAAGTGCGTAGAAACGGCTTCGCTGGAGGAGAAGCTGCGCATCGCGACGCAGCAGCTCAAGTGCTCCCAGCAGCACATCCAACAGCTCGATGTTAG GAACAAGCAATTACGAGCTCACTTCATCTCTAACCCGCCAGAGGAAGCGtcctcggcagcagcaccaccacagacaagcagcagcagcagcagcagtgtcgtAACGCCAAAGGATACCAATCTGTTCAGCGGCAGCGTG GAGCCAAACTAG